A window of the Streptomyces griseochromogenes genome harbors these coding sequences:
- a CDS encoding glycosyltransferase family 2 protein encodes MPYLVECLASVEAQTIDPARLEVIAVDDGSTDGSGEYLEEFAARAPMQVTVIRQENSGGPSGPRNVGLAKAAGRYVFFLDADDRLGPEALERMVAMGDKNGTDVVLGKVEGINRTPPKSMWGKTLDRTDVFSSNIKFTLSAQKLFRRALLEKHGMRFDVSLFTGEDALFTMEAYLRADGVSVVADYPCYYLVGRDDGKHVTKSGSYTLRFDSARALMKLIADMVPAGTKRDLLMIRPFLITLLPQFGPKFLTDSEEVRRHKLELAKPLMDAYWTPEVARRLKVHERLRLHLVAMQRPELLLDVVKFVKAKKQAAAILEKRGTRVYLVYPHFRSKAAGVPDRVFLAEAREARAFPGYREAAANSFARRALRKVRRMLSAKRVKAAAA; translated from the coding sequence ATGCCGTACCTGGTCGAGTGCCTGGCATCCGTCGAGGCACAGACCATTGACCCGGCAAGGCTGGAGGTCATCGCGGTCGACGACGGCTCCACGGACGGTTCGGGGGAGTACCTGGAGGAGTTCGCGGCCCGCGCCCCCATGCAGGTCACCGTCATCCGTCAGGAGAACTCCGGCGGCCCCAGCGGTCCGCGCAACGTCGGCCTGGCCAAGGCGGCCGGACGCTACGTCTTCTTCCTGGACGCCGACGACCGGCTCGGGCCGGAGGCCCTGGAGCGCATGGTCGCGATGGGCGACAAGAACGGCACCGATGTGGTGCTCGGCAAGGTCGAGGGCATCAACCGCACCCCGCCGAAGTCGATGTGGGGCAAGACGCTGGACCGCACCGACGTCTTCTCCTCGAACATCAAGTTCACCCTGAGCGCACAGAAGCTGTTCCGCCGCGCGCTGCTGGAGAAGCACGGCATGCGGTTCGACGTGTCTCTGTTCACCGGCGAGGATGCGCTGTTCACGATGGAGGCCTATCTGCGGGCCGACGGCGTCTCCGTGGTCGCCGACTATCCCTGCTACTACCTGGTCGGCCGCGACGACGGCAAGCACGTCACCAAGAGCGGTAGCTACACGCTCCGCTTCGACTCCGCGCGCGCCCTGATGAAGCTGATCGCGGACATGGTCCCGGCCGGCACCAAGCGCGACCTCCTCATGATCCGGCCCTTCCTCATCACCCTGCTGCCGCAGTTCGGGCCCAAGTTCCTCACCGACAGCGAAGAGGTCCGCCGGCACAAGCTCGAACTGGCCAAGCCGCTGATGGACGCCTACTGGACGCCCGAGGTGGCCCGCCGGCTCAAGGTGCACGAGCGGCTGCGGCTGCACCTGGTGGCCATGCAGCGGCCCGAGCTGCTGCTGGACGTCGTGAAGTTCGTCAAGGCGAAGAAGCAGGCCGCCGCCATCCTGGAGAAGCGCGGCACCCGTGTGTACCTCGTCTACCCGCACTTCCGGTCCAAGGCGGCAGGCGTCCCCGACCGCGTCTTCCTCGCCGAAGCCCGCGAAGCCCGCGCCTTCCCCGGCTACCGGGAGGCCGCCGCCAACTCCTTCGCGCGCCGGGCCCTGCGCAAGGTGCGGCGGATGCTGTCGGCCAAGAGGGTCAAGGCGGCGGCGGCCTGA
- a CDS encoding bifunctional cytidylyltransferase/SDR family oxidoreductase encodes MSQHIAKPRTTAVILAGGTGQRVGLSIPKQLLKIAGKAVIEHTLTTFENAESIDDVIVLMAPGYVPDIEKIVAKAGFTKVKKIIEGGSTRNETTERAISALGEGLAEGEDRNVLFHDAVRPLLSQRVIDDCVTALERYQAVDVAIPSADTIIVTRTHGEDGEFITEIPDRSRLRRGQTPQAFKLSTIRRAYEVAAGDPNFQATDDCSVVLKYLPDVPIHVVAGDEYNMKVTQPVDVFIADKLFQLASTAAPEQQGEDAYRALLTGKTIVIFGGSYGIGKDIAELAESYGAHVYALGRSTTGTHVENPEEVDDALSKAYAETGRIDYVVNTAGVLRIGRLAETDNATIEEALKVNYLAPVQIARSSYKYLAETKGQLLLYTSSSYTRGRAEYSLYSSTKAAMVNLTQALSDEWAGDGIRVNCINPERTATPMRTKAFGQEPAGTLLSSEAVARTSLDVLLSELTGHVIDVRQQDPTAPAGKASGFEQALASVLDRQDGVA; translated from the coding sequence GTGTCACAGCACATAGCCAAGCCCCGAACCACCGCAGTGATCCTGGCCGGTGGCACCGGTCAGCGGGTGGGTCTGTCGATCCCCAAGCAGCTGCTGAAGATCGCCGGCAAGGCAGTCATCGAGCACACCCTGACCACCTTCGAGAACGCCGAGTCGATCGACGACGTCATCGTCCTGATGGCGCCGGGCTATGTGCCGGACATCGAGAAGATCGTCGCCAAGGCCGGGTTCACCAAGGTCAAGAAGATCATCGAGGGCGGCTCGACCCGGAACGAGACCACCGAGCGCGCCATCTCGGCCCTCGGTGAGGGCCTGGCCGAGGGCGAGGACCGCAACGTCCTCTTCCACGACGCCGTACGCCCCCTGCTCTCGCAGCGCGTCATCGACGACTGCGTCACCGCGCTGGAGCGCTACCAGGCCGTCGACGTCGCCATCCCGTCCGCGGACACCATCATCGTGACCCGCACCCACGGCGAGGACGGCGAGTTCATCACCGAGATCCCGGACCGCTCCCGGCTGCGCCGCGGCCAGACCCCGCAGGCCTTCAAGCTGTCCACGATCCGCCGCGCCTACGAGGTCGCCGCCGGCGACCCCAACTTCCAGGCCACGGACGACTGCTCGGTGGTCCTCAAGTACCTGCCCGACGTGCCGATCCACGTGGTCGCGGGCGACGAGTACAACATGAAGGTGACGCAGCCGGTCGACGTCTTCATCGCCGACAAGCTCTTCCAGCTCGCCTCCACCGCCGCGCCGGAGCAGCAGGGCGAGGACGCCTACCGCGCCCTGCTCACCGGCAAGACGATCGTGATCTTCGGCGGTTCGTACGGCATCGGCAAGGACATCGCCGAACTCGCCGAGTCCTACGGCGCCCACGTCTACGCACTCGGCCGCTCCACCACCGGCACCCATGTGGAGAACCCGGAGGAGGTCGACGACGCGCTGTCCAAGGCGTACGCGGAGACCGGCCGGATCGACTACGTCGTCAACACCGCGGGCGTGCTGCGCATCGGCAGGCTCGCCGAGACCGACAACGCCACCATCGAGGAGGCGCTGAAGGTCAACTACCTGGCCCCGGTGCAGATCGCTCGTTCGTCGTACAAGTACCTGGCCGAGACCAAGGGCCAGCTGCTGCTCTACACCTCCAGCAGCTACACCCGCGGGCGCGCCGAGTACAGCCTCTACTCCTCCACCAAGGCCGCCATGGTGAACCTCACCCAGGCCCTGTCCGACGAGTGGGCCGGCGACGGCATCCGCGTCAACTGCATCAACCCCGAGCGCACCGCCACCCCCATGCGCACCAAGGCTTTCGGCCAGGAGCCGGCGGGCACGCTGCTCTCCTCCGAGGCCGTGGCCCGGACCTCGCTGGACGTGCTGCTCTCGGAGCTGACCGGCCATGTGATCGACGTCCGCCAGCAGGACCCGACGGCGCCCGCGGGCAAGGCCTCAGGGTTCGAGCAGGCTTTGGCCAGCGTTCTGGACCGTCAGGACGGCGTGGCATAA
- a CDS encoding alkaline phosphatase D family protein, producing the protein MTGALTPDRRRFLTAGAAVLGAAASAQLWLPATARAAETPLPDGVFTLGIASGDPLPDGIVLWTRLAPDPLGGGGMPDAVFSVDWELAEDERFKKTVRRGTAEARPEYGHSVHVDVRGLRPDRSYWYRFRAGGQLSPTGRTRTAPHPHRKGGSLRVALASCQNWQHGYFTPYADMLAQDPDVVLFVGDYIYESSPSSTAVRRHEGKGEPITLVQYRNRYAQYRTDPDLAAMHANTPWVVTFDDHEVDNDWAGEIPQDPDKQSHDAFVARLTAAFQAYYEHMPVRATAIPNGPHIQMYRRLEFGRLARLNVLDTRQFRTDQATTQAGAEDPSMTMLGAGQKRWLLDGLYDSPARWNLIASQIMMAETDLLLGEGKLWFYDAWDGYQAERNALLQELAGIRNPVVLSGDRHLTMISDLKEDFADPDSDVVGAEFVGTSISSNGDQDQAAFHAQWDPLKADNPHWKVIDAHRGYHLFDIRRDGIDAQVRVVDTVVRPQATASTLACLRVESDEPGVQVV; encoded by the coding sequence ATGACCGGAGCACTGACCCCCGACCGACGCCGCTTTCTGACCGCCGGTGCCGCCGTCCTCGGCGCCGCGGCCTCCGCCCAGCTCTGGCTGCCGGCCACCGCCCGCGCCGCCGAGACGCCGCTGCCCGACGGCGTTTTCACCCTCGGCATCGCGTCCGGCGACCCGCTGCCCGACGGCATCGTCCTGTGGACCCGGCTCGCCCCCGACCCGCTGGGCGGCGGCGGTATGCCCGACGCGGTGTTCTCCGTGGACTGGGAGCTCGCCGAGGACGAGCGGTTCAAGAAGACCGTCCGCAGAGGCACGGCGGAAGCCCGGCCCGAGTACGGGCACAGCGTCCACGTGGATGTACGGGGGCTGCGCCCGGACCGCTCCTACTGGTACCGCTTCCGGGCCGGCGGCCAGCTCTCGCCCACCGGCCGCACCCGCACCGCTCCCCACCCGCACCGCAAGGGCGGTTCGCTGCGCGTAGCCCTCGCCTCCTGCCAGAACTGGCAGCACGGCTACTTCACGCCGTACGCGGACATGCTCGCCCAGGACCCCGACGTCGTGCTCTTCGTCGGCGACTACATCTACGAGTCCTCGCCGTCCTCGACGGCCGTACGGCGGCACGAGGGCAAGGGAGAGCCGATCACCCTGGTCCAGTACCGCAACCGCTACGCCCAGTACCGCACCGACCCCGACCTCGCCGCGATGCACGCGAACACCCCCTGGGTGGTCACCTTCGACGACCACGAGGTCGACAACGACTGGGCCGGCGAGATCCCGCAGGACCCCGACAAGCAGTCGCACGACGCGTTCGTGGCCCGGCTGACCGCGGCTTTTCAGGCGTACTACGAGCACATGCCGGTCCGCGCCACCGCGATCCCGAACGGCCCGCACATCCAGATGTACCGCCGGCTGGAGTTCGGCCGCCTGGCCCGGCTCAACGTGCTCGACACCCGGCAGTTCCGCACCGACCAGGCCACCACCCAGGCCGGCGCCGAGGACCCGTCGATGACCATGCTCGGCGCCGGGCAGAAGCGGTGGCTGCTGGACGGGCTCTACGACTCGCCGGCCCGCTGGAACCTGATCGCCTCGCAGATCATGATGGCCGAGACCGATCTTCTGCTCGGCGAGGGCAAGCTCTGGTTCTACGACGCCTGGGACGGCTACCAGGCCGAACGCAACGCCCTGCTGCAGGAGCTCGCCGGCATCCGCAACCCGGTCGTGCTCAGTGGCGACCGGCACCTGACGATGATCAGCGACCTCAAGGAGGACTTCGCCGACCCGGACTCCGACGTCGTCGGCGCGGAGTTCGTCGGCACCTCCATCTCCAGCAACGGCGACCAGGACCAGGCCGCCTTCCACGCCCAGTGGGACCCGCTGAAGGCGGACAACCCGCACTGGAAGGTGATCGACGCCCACCGCGGCTACCACCTCTTCGACATTCGCCGCGACGGCATCGACGCCCAGGTCCGCGTCGTCGACACGGTCGTCAGGCCGCAGGCCACCGCGAGCACGCTGGCGTGCCTGCGGGTCGAGTCGGACGAGCCGGGCGTCCAGGTCGTGTGA
- the obgE gene encoding GTPase ObgE: MTTFVDRVELHVAAGNGGHGCASVHREKFKPLGGPDGGNGGRGGDVILTVDQSVTTLLDYHHSPHRKATNGKPGEGGNRSGKDGEDLVLPVPDGTVVLDRAGNVLADLVGHGTSYIAAQGGRGGLGNAALASARRKAPGFALLGVPGDLQDIVLELKTVADVALVGYPSAGKSSLISVLSAAKPKIADYPFTTLVPNLGVVTAGSTVYTIADVPGLIPGASQGKGLGLEFLRHVERCSVLVHVLDTATLESDRDPVSDLDIIEEELRQYGGLDNRPRIVVLNKVDVPDGKDLAEMVRPDLEERGYRVFEVSAVAHIGLKELSYGLGELVAGARAAKPKEEATRIVIRPKAVDDAGFTVTREEVGGEPLFRVRGEKPERWVRQTDFNNDEAVGYLADRLNRLGVEVELMKAGARSGDGVAIGPEENAVVFDWEPTVMAGAEMLGRRGEDHRFDAPRPATQRRRDKQAERDEASREYDEFDPFE; this comes from the coding sequence ATGACCACCTTCGTGGACCGCGTCGAGCTGCATGTCGCCGCGGGTAACGGAGGTCACGGCTGTGCCTCCGTCCACCGCGAGAAGTTCAAGCCGCTCGGCGGCCCCGACGGCGGCAACGGCGGTCGTGGCGGTGACGTCATCCTGACGGTCGACCAGTCGGTCACCACGCTTCTCGACTACCACCACTCCCCGCACCGCAAGGCCACCAACGGCAAGCCCGGCGAGGGCGGCAACCGCTCCGGCAAGGACGGCGAGGACCTGGTCCTGCCGGTGCCGGACGGCACGGTCGTCCTGGACAGGGCGGGCAACGTGCTCGCCGACCTGGTCGGCCACGGCACCTCGTACATCGCCGCGCAGGGCGGCCGGGGCGGCCTCGGCAACGCGGCGCTGGCGAGCGCCCGACGCAAGGCGCCCGGCTTCGCGCTGCTGGGGGTGCCCGGGGACCTTCAGGACATCGTCCTGGAGCTGAAGACGGTCGCCGACGTGGCCCTGGTGGGTTACCCGAGCGCCGGCAAGTCCTCGCTGATCTCCGTGCTCAGCGCGGCCAAGCCGAAGATCGCCGACTACCCGTTCACCACGCTCGTGCCCAACCTCGGCGTGGTGACCGCCGGCTCGACCGTCTACACCATCGCGGACGTGCCCGGTCTGATCCCCGGCGCCAGCCAGGGCAAGGGCCTCGGCCTGGAGTTCCTGCGGCACGTGGAGCGGTGCAGTGTGCTGGTGCACGTACTGGACACCGCGACCCTGGAGTCCGACCGTGACCCGGTCTCCGACCTCGACATCATCGAGGAGGAGCTGCGGCAGTACGGCGGCCTCGACAACCGCCCCCGGATCGTCGTCCTGAACAAGGTCGACGTGCCGGACGGCAAGGACCTCGCCGAGATGGTCCGCCCCGACCTGGAGGAGCGCGGCTACCGCGTCTTCGAGGTGTCGGCGGTAGCCCACATCGGGCTGAAGGAGCTGTCGTACGGGCTCGGCGAGCTGGTCGCCGGGGCGCGCGCCGCGAAGCCGAAGGAGGAGGCGACGCGGATCGTCATCCGGCCGAAGGCCGTGGACGACGCGGGCTTCACGGTCACCCGCGAGGAGGTCGGTGGCGAGCCGCTGTTCCGGGTGCGCGGCGAGAAGCCGGAGCGCTGGGTGCGGCAGACCGACTTCAACAACGACGAGGCCGTCGGCTACCTCGCCGACCGGCTCAACCGCCTCGGTGTCGAGGTGGAGTTGATGAAGGCGGGCGCCCGGTCGGGCGACGGCGTCGCCATCGGACCCGAGGAGAACGCGGTCGTCTTCGACTGGGAGCCCACGGTCATGGCGGGCGCGGAGATGCTCGGCCGCCGTGGCGAGGACCACCGCTTCGACGCGCCGAGGCCCGCTACGCAGCGCCGACGGGACAAGCAGGCCGAGCGGGACGAGGCCTCGCGGGAGTACGACGAGTTCGACCCGTTCGAGTAG
- the rpmA gene encoding 50S ribosomal protein L27 translates to MAHKKGASSTRNGRDSNAQRLGVKRFGGQVVNAGEILVRQRGTHFHPGAGVGRGGDDTLFALQAGAVEFGTHRGRKVVNVVPVA, encoded by the coding sequence ATGGCACACAAGAAGGGCGCATCGTCCACTCGGAACGGTCGCGACTCCAATGCCCAGCGGCTCGGCGTGAAGCGCTTCGGCGGTCAGGTCGTGAACGCCGGTGAGATCCTGGTTCGCCAGCGCGGCACCCACTTCCACCCCGGCGCCGGTGTCGGCCGTGGCGGCGACGACACGCTGTTCGCGCTGCAGGCCGGTGCGGTGGAGTTCGGTACCCACCGTGGCCGCAAGGTCGTGAACGTCGTTCCGGTCGCCTGA
- the rplU gene encoding 50S ribosomal protein L21, translated as MYAIVRSGGRQHKVAVGDIVEVDKISTAQVGDTVELSTLLVVDGDSVTSDPWVLAGIKVQAEVVDHHKGQKIDILRYKNKTGYRRRQGHRQQYTAIKVTSIPAAAK; from the coding sequence GTGTACGCCATCGTGCGCAGCGGTGGTCGCCAGCACAAGGTTGCTGTCGGCGACATCGTTGAGGTTGACAAGATTTCCACTGCCCAGGTTGGCGACACGGTCGAGCTCTCGACCCTGCTCGTTGTCGACGGCGACTCCGTGACCAGCGACCCGTGGGTGCTGGCCGGCATCAAGGTCCAGGCCGAGGTCGTGGACCACCACAAGGGCCAGAAGATCGACATTCTGCGCTACAAGAACAAGACCGGCTACCGCCGTCGTCAGGGCCACCGCCAGCAGTACACGGCGATCAAGGTCACGTCGATCCCCGCGGCTGCGAAGTAA
- a CDS encoding Rne/Rng family ribonuclease, producing the protein MLEPTEPHEGSELNTPSDTLPPRRRRRAASRPAGPPAATEATEEVTVPAIPAAEADDIIEAEEKAEAETVAEQPAAVEEPAPAGRPRRRASRRASAPVGSPASAEAVETVVPVATAEAAESAEPAEAVASAQAVEEPASAGRPRRRASRRASSPAGSPAPAETAVPAAVSETAAEAEAEKKAETETVPAEAAATGRPRRRATRRASAPAGAPTAAETPEPAPAVEAPAAPAVDIAPAAEAPADEVPAEEAAPRRARRRATRRVSAPTGAAETETETEAAETEQVPAAEAPVAEVPAEEAAPRRARRRATRRVSAPTGAAVAEETAAEAAQSAEETEIAEPVVTAQAAETPAAEAPQAPVAEAPAEGAAPRRRRRVVRQAAAGFSAPAHSPAAAPAEAAEAEAPRRPARPTVAVFQAPVFAEPKFQTPERAAAEAAAEAAEAEEPEESAEERAEAGARGRRRRRRGAAEETQTVEATEAEEPAEAEEPEESAEDLSETEADEAEAEEAEGTEGAESYEESGSRRRRRRGGRRRRRGDAAEGEGVDAEADELAAEQAAQDAEDTAEQDEEDAEDARGDESGGSSSSRRRRRRRRRAGDSGTDAEPSADDPERTVVKVREPRKPAEPSDEVQSIKGSTRLEAKKQRRREGREQGRRRVPIITEAEFLARREAVERVMVVRQHGDRTQIGVLEDGVLVEHYVNKEQSTSYVGNVYLGKVQNVLPSMEAAFIDIGKGRNAVLYAGEVNFEALGMANGPRRIESALKSGQSVLVQVTKDPIGHKGARLTSQVSLPGRYLVYVPEGSMTGISRKLPDTERARLKTILKKIVPEDAGVIVRTAAEGASEEELRRDVERLQAQWEDIQKKAKSGNAPTLLYGEPDMTVRVVRDIFNEDFSKVVVSGDEAWETIHGYVSHVAPDLAERLSKWTSEVDAFATYRIDEQLAKALDRKVWLPSGGSLVIDRTEAMVVVDVNTGKFTGQGGNLEETVTRNNLEAAEEIVRQLRLRDLGGIIVIDFIDMVLESNRDLVLRRLLECLGRDRTKHQVAEVTSLGLVQMTRKRVGQGLLESFSETCVHCNGRGVIVHMEQPTAAGGGGGKRKKRGRGGDGHVHEHEAAAVAAETGEAVEPEVETVAEVVAEVAEPVALPAPDFAADEELYSSIAEAEAAATRGRTRRRASRRASAPAGAPKAESRKAASQKAAQVAETVEEPSAQAGTAAEEAALPVRPVTAAEPVAVEEPAAAPQAAAEEAVAEEAAPKGRTRRRATRKVSAPAGSPAVAEAAVVTVVEAAPAVEAPAERPEPAATAPAEEAPAESAAPARPRRRAVRKATAPTASEEAAVVVVPATAAEAPVAGSAADEAVEEAVPAKKTARKAAKKATAKKAATKKTAAKKTAAKKTTAKKAAKTAKTAAAKTVAKKTTTVSAATDEG; encoded by the coding sequence ATGCTCGAGCCGACCGAACCCCATGAGGGTTCCGAACTGAACACCCCGAGCGACACCCTGCCGCCGCGCAGGCGTCGCCGTGCCGCCTCTCGCCCGGCAGGCCCGCCGGCCGCGACCGAGGCCACCGAAGAGGTCACCGTGCCGGCCATACCGGCCGCGGAGGCCGACGACATCATCGAAGCGGAGGAGAAGGCCGAGGCCGAGACCGTGGCCGAGCAGCCCGCCGCCGTCGAGGAGCCCGCGCCCGCCGGCCGTCCGCGTCGCCGGGCCAGCCGCCGTGCCTCCGCGCCCGTCGGGTCGCCCGCGTCCGCGGAGGCCGTGGAGACGGTCGTACCGGTTGCCACGGCCGAGGCCGCCGAATCCGCTGAGCCCGCCGAGGCCGTCGCGTCCGCTCAGGCCGTCGAGGAGCCCGCGTCTGCCGGCCGTCCCCGTCGCCGGGCCAGCCGCCGTGCCTCCTCGCCCGCCGGATCTCCGGCGCCGGCGGAGACCGCGGTGCCCGCCGCCGTGTCCGAGACCGCCGCCGAGGCCGAGGCCGAGAAGAAGGCCGAGACGGAGACCGTGCCGGCCGAGGCCGCGGCCACCGGCCGTCCGCGCCGCCGCGCCACCCGACGCGCCTCCGCCCCCGCCGGTGCGCCGACGGCAGCCGAGACGCCCGAGCCCGCTCCCGCCGTGGAGGCTCCGGCCGCTCCCGCGGTGGACATCGCCCCCGCTGCCGAGGCGCCCGCCGACGAGGTTCCCGCCGAGGAGGCGGCTCCGCGTCGTGCCCGTCGTCGTGCCACCCGTCGGGTGTCCGCGCCGACCGGCGCTGCCGAGACCGAGACCGAGACCGAGGCCGCCGAGACCGAGCAGGTCCCCGCCGCCGAGGCGCCTGTTGCCGAGGTTCCCGCCGAGGAGGCGGCTCCGCGTCGTGCCCGTCGTCGTGCCACCCGTCGGGTGTCCGCGCCGACCGGTGCCGCCGTGGCCGAGGAGACCGCCGCCGAGGCCGCCCAGTCCGCCGAGGAGACCGAGATCGCCGAGCCCGTTGTGACCGCGCAGGCCGCTGAGACCCCCGCCGCCGAAGCGCCGCAGGCCCCCGTCGCGGAGGCCCCCGCCGAGGGTGCGGCCCCGCGCCGTCGACGTCGTGTCGTGCGGCAGGCCGCGGCCGGATTCTCCGCGCCCGCGCATTCCCCGGCCGCCGCGCCGGCCGAGGCCGCGGAGGCCGAGGCGCCGCGTCGCCCGGCCAGGCCCACCGTGGCCGTCTTCCAGGCGCCGGTGTTCGCCGAGCCGAAGTTCCAGACCCCGGAGCGGGCCGCCGCCGAGGCCGCCGCCGAGGCCGCCGAGGCGGAGGAGCCCGAGGAGTCCGCGGAGGAGCGCGCCGAGGCCGGCGCGCGTGGCCGCCGCCGTCGCCGCCGGGGCGCCGCCGAGGAGACGCAGACCGTGGAGGCCACCGAGGCCGAGGAGCCGGCGGAGGCGGAGGAGCCCGAGGAGTCCGCCGAGGACCTCAGCGAGACCGAGGCCGACGAGGCTGAGGCCGAGGAGGCGGAGGGCACCGAGGGCGCGGAGAGCTACGAGGAGTCCGGTTCGCGCCGCCGTCGCCGCCGGGGCGGTCGTCGCCGTCGCCGCGGTGACGCCGCGGAGGGCGAGGGTGTCGACGCCGAGGCGGACGAACTGGCCGCCGAGCAGGCCGCGCAGGACGCCGAGGACACCGCCGAGCAGGATGAAGAGGACGCCGAGGACGCTCGTGGCGACGAGTCCGGCGGTTCCAGCTCCAGCCGCCGCCGTCGCCGTCGTCGTCGCCGGGCCGGTGACAGCGGCACCGACGCCGAGCCGTCCGCCGACGACCCGGAGCGCACGGTCGTCAAGGTCCGCGAGCCCCGCAAGCCCGCCGAGCCCTCCGACGAGGTGCAGTCCATCAAGGGCTCGACCCGCCTCGAGGCGAAGAAGCAGCGCCGCCGGGAGGGCCGTGAGCAGGGCCGCCGACGTGTCCCGATCATCACCGAGGCCGAGTTCCTGGCCCGCCGCGAGGCCGTCGAGCGTGTGATGGTCGTGCGCCAGCACGGCGACCGCACCCAGATCGGCGTCCTGGAGGACGGCGTGCTCGTCGAGCACTACGTCAACAAGGAGCAGTCGACCTCGTACGTCGGCAACGTCTACCTGGGCAAGGTCCAGAACGTGCTGCCGTCGATGGAGGCCGCCTTCATCGACATCGGCAAGGGCCGCAACGCCGTCCTGTACGCCGGTGAGGTCAACTTCGAGGCGCTGGGCATGGCCAACGGCCCGCGCCGCATCGAATCCGCCCTGAAGTCCGGCCAGTCGGTCCTCGTCCAGGTGACGAAGGACCCGATCGGTCACAAGGGCGCCCGCCTGACCAGCCAGGTCTCCCTCCCGGGCCGCTACCTCGTGTACGTCCCCGAGGGCTCGATGACCGGCATCAGCCGCAAGCTGCCCGACACCGAGCGCGCCCGGCTGAAGACCATCCTCAAGAAGATCGTCCCCGAGGACGCGGGCGTCATCGTGCGCACCGCCGCCGAGGGCGCGAGCGAGGAGGAGCTGCGCCGGGACGTCGAGCGGCTGCAGGCGCAGTGGGAGGACATCCAGAAGAAGGCCAAGAGCGGCAACGCCCCGACGCTGCTGTACGGCGAGCCGGACATGACCGTCCGGGTCGTGCGTGACATCTTCAACGAGGACTTCTCCAAGGTCGTCGTCAGCGGTGACGAGGCCTGGGAGACGATCCACGGGTACGTCTCGCACGTGGCCCCGGACCTGGCCGAGCGGCTGTCGAAGTGGACCTCCGAGGTCGACGCCTTCGCCACCTACCGGATCGACGAGCAGCTCGCCAAGGCGCTGGACCGCAAGGTCTGGCTGCCCAGCGGCGGTTCGCTGGTGATCGACCGGACCGAGGCGATGGTCGTCGTCGACGTCAACACCGGCAAGTTCACCGGCCAGGGCGGCAACCTGGAGGAGACGGTCACCAGGAACAACCTGGAGGCGGCCGAGGAGATCGTGCGCCAGCTGCGGCTGCGCGACCTCGGCGGCATCATCGTGATCGACTTCATCGACATGGTCCTGGAGTCCAACCGCGACCTGGTGCTGCGCCGTCTGCTGGAGTGCCTGGGCCGTGACCGCACGAAGCACCAGGTGGCCGAGGTGACCTCGCTGGGCCTGGTGCAGATGACCCGCAAGCGGGTCGGCCAGGGCCTGCTGGAGTCCTTCTCCGAGACCTGCGTGCACTGCAACGGCCGTGGCGTCATCGTGCACATGGAGCAGCCGACCGCCGCCGGCGGTGGCGGCGGCAAGCGCAAGAAGCGCGGGCGCGGTGGTGACGGCCATGTGCACGAGCACGAGGCCGCCGCCGTGGCCGCGGAGACCGGCGAGGCCGTCGAGCCGGAGGTGGAGACCGTCGCCGAGGTGGTCGCCGAGGTGGCCGAGCCCGTCGCCCTCCCCGCCCCCGACTTCGCGGCGGACGAGGAGCTGTACAGCAGCATCGCCGAGGCGGAGGCGGCGGCCACCCGTGGCCGTACGCGTCGCCGCGCGAGCCGCCGGGCCTCGGCTCCGGCCGGTGCGCCGAAGGCCGAGAGCCGCAAGGCCGCGAGCCAGAAGGCCGCGCAGGTCGCCGAGACCGTCGAGGAGCCGTCGGCGCAGGCCGGCACGGCCGCCGAGGAGGCCGCGCTTCCCGTGCGGCCGGTGACGGCCGCCGAGCCGGTCGCCGTCGAGGAGCCGGCGGCGGCCCCGCAGGCCGCGGCCGAGGAGGCCGTCGCCGAGGAGGCCGCGCCCAAGGGCCGTACGCGCCGTCGTGCGACCCGGAAGGTGTCGGCACCGGCCGGTTCCCCGGCGGTCGCCGAGGCGGCCGTGGTGACGGTCGTCGAGGCCGCCCCGGCGGTCGAGGCACCGGCCGAGCGGCCCGAGCCCGCGGCTACGGCTCCGGCCGAGGAGGCGCCCGCCGAGAGCGCGGCCCCGGCCCGCCCGCGCCGTCGTGCCGTGCGCAAGGCCACCGCGCCGACCGCGTCCGAGGAAGCGGCCGTCGTGGTGGTGCCGGCCACCGCCGCCGAGGCACCCGTGGCCGGGTCCGCCGCCGACGAGGCGGTGGAGGAGGCCGTGCCGGCCAAGAAGACCGCCCGCAAGGCGGCCAAGAAGGCCACGGCGAAGAAGGCGGCCACCAAGAAGACCGCCGCCAAGAAGACGGCAGCCAAGAAGACGACGGCCAAGAAGGCGGCGAAGACCGCCAAGACGGCCGCCGCCAAGACGGTGGCGAAGAAGACCACTACGGTCTCCGCCGCCACCGACGAGGGCTGA